CTGGCAGGAACGCCGCGCGATCAGGCGTCCCGCTAAAGTCGCAGCGATCGGTGCGATGGCGATCGGCGTCGGCTTCACCTACCTGACGCTTGGCTTTCCCTACGCCTGGATTTCCGTTGCGATCCTGGTGATCGCGGGCACGTGGATCGCAACGCGGAACGAGTAGCTAAATCTGCGCGTCGCGGACGACCGCAGTACCCGCCTCGCGCTGTGCCTTGAGTTCGGCCTTCAGCTTTTGCGGGTCGCGCGCGAATACGAAGCCGAAGCTGACACCGCCTTCCTTGCCGATCGTCGCATGGTGCAGCTTGTGCGCCTGCACCAGCCGCTTGGCGTAGCCCTTCTTCGGGACCCAGCGGAAGTAGCGTTGATGCACGAGGCCATCGTGTATGAGAGTGTAGATCACGCCGTAGATCGAGATCCCGACCGCGGCCCACCACATCCATTCCCAGTAGAGCGAGCCGAAAATATACGTCGCGGCATTGATCGTGCCGAACACCACAGCGAACAGATCATTCTTTTCGAGCGCGTTGTTATGCGGCTCATGGTGATCGCGATGCCACGCCCAACCAAAGCCGTGCATGATGTATTTGTGCGCGAACCACGCCCACCATTCCATGAACAGGACTGCGGCCAGGACGATGGCGCTTGCTTCGA
The Erythrobacter sp. THAF29 DNA segment above includes these coding regions:
- a CDS encoding sterol desaturase family protein: MSWLEASAIVLAAVLFMEWWAWFAHKYIMHGFGWAWHRDHHEPHNNALEKNDLFAVVFGTINAATYIFGSLYWEWMWWAAVGISIYGVIYTLIHDGLVHQRYFRWVPKKGYAKRLVQAHKLHHATIGKEGGVSFGFVFARDPQKLKAELKAQREAGTAVVRDAQI